The Microbulbifer sp. YPW1 genome contains a region encoding:
- a CDS encoding DMT family transporter, with protein MYQSNWRVGLPLALTTAFLWALLPIAMKGLISDMDSTTVTWFRFFGAALFAGAWYASRRDLQLGALLRGKLLPYTVLAVGGLLGNYISYATGLNYITPGALQVLIQLAPLLLLIFSVIFLGERFSASQWMGVGLVCIGLPLFFNLRIQELVEGEDREYLVGVGLVVIAAVTWAIYGLFQKKIVAQSRPQNLLILIYISGTLCFLPVSQPSSALQLDALGWGLLIFLTANTLIAYGAFAKAMGAWEASRVSATLALVPLMTLGLSAIIGSLWPQYIEVEPLNWISWVGAITVVLGSLLAAIGRGR; from the coding sequence ATGTACCAATCCAACTGGAGAGTCGGCCTGCCGCTGGCCCTGACCACCGCTTTCCTGTGGGCCCTGCTGCCCATCGCCATGAAAGGCCTGATCAGCGACATGGATTCCACTACCGTGACCTGGTTTCGCTTCTTTGGCGCAGCCCTGTTTGCCGGTGCGTGGTATGCGTCCCGCCGCGACCTTCAGCTCGGCGCCCTGCTGCGCGGCAAACTGCTGCCGTACACCGTGCTTGCCGTTGGCGGACTGCTGGGCAACTATATTTCCTACGCCACCGGCCTCAACTACATCACTCCCGGCGCCCTGCAGGTGCTGATCCAGCTGGCACCGCTGCTGCTCCTTATTTTCAGTGTGATCTTCCTCGGCGAGCGCTTCTCTGCAAGCCAGTGGATGGGCGTGGGCCTCGTATGTATCGGGTTGCCGCTGTTCTTCAACCTTCGTATTCAGGAGCTGGTGGAAGGGGAAGATCGCGAGTATCTGGTCGGTGTCGGCCTGGTGGTGATCGCGGCAGTGACATGGGCCATCTACGGCCTGTTCCAGAAGAAGATCGTCGCCCAGTCGCGCCCACAGAACCTGCTGATACTGATCTATATTTCCGGCACCCTGTGCTTCCTGCCGGTCTCACAGCCATCCAGCGCCCTCCAGCTGGACGCACTCGGCTGGGGCCTGCTGATTTTCCTGACCGCCAACACACTGATCGCCTACGGCGCCTTCGCCAAGGCCATGGGCGCCTGGGAAGCATCCCGGGTCAGCGCCACCCTCGCCCTGGTGCCGCTGATGACCCTGGGGCTCAGCGCCATCATCGGCAGCCTGTGGCCACAATACATCGAAGTGGAGCCGCTGAACTGGATCAGCTGGGTTGGCGCAATAACCGTTGTACTGGGATCCCTGCTCGCCGCCATCGGCCGCGGACGCTGA
- the ychF gene encoding redox-regulated ATPase YchF, which translates to MGFTCGIVGLPNVGKSTLFNALTKAGIDAENFPFCTIEPNAGVVPVPDPRLDKLAEIVKPQKVIPTTMEFTDIAGLVAGASKGEGLGNKFLANIRETDAIAHVVRCFEDDNVIHVANKVHPVADIEVINTELALADLDTVEKALQRYTRAAKGQDKHAIKMKALLEKIQPHLDEAKPLRSFGLNDDELADLRELSLLTVKPTMYIANVDEDGFENNPHLDAVSAIAAEENAVLVPICNKLEAEIAELDDDEKQEFLEELGMEEPGLNRVIRAGYNLLNLHTYFTAGVKEVRAWTIPLQATAPQAAGKIHTDFEKGFIRAEVVGYTDFVDNKGEAGAKEAGKWRLEGKDYVVADGDVIHFRFNV; encoded by the coding sequence ATGGGTTTTACTTGCGGCATCGTCGGCCTGCCCAACGTGGGCAAATCTACTCTGTTCAATGCCCTCACCAAGGCGGGCATCGACGCGGAGAACTTCCCTTTCTGCACCATTGAGCCCAACGCCGGCGTGGTGCCCGTACCGGATCCCCGCCTCGACAAGCTGGCGGAAATCGTCAAGCCGCAGAAAGTGATCCCCACCACCATGGAGTTCACCGATATCGCGGGCCTGGTCGCCGGCGCCTCCAAGGGTGAAGGCCTGGGCAACAAGTTCCTCGCCAATATCCGCGAGACCGATGCCATCGCCCATGTGGTTCGCTGCTTCGAAGACGACAACGTGATTCACGTGGCGAATAAGGTGCACCCGGTCGCCGACATCGAGGTCATCAACACCGAACTGGCGCTTGCCGACCTGGATACCGTAGAAAAAGCATTGCAGCGCTACACCCGCGCCGCCAAGGGTCAGGACAAGCACGCCATCAAGATGAAGGCGCTGCTGGAAAAGATCCAGCCGCACCTGGACGAAGCCAAGCCGCTGCGCTCATTCGGCCTGAATGATGACGAGCTCGCGGACCTGCGCGAACTGAGCCTGCTCACCGTCAAGCCCACCATGTACATCGCCAACGTCGATGAAGACGGCTTCGAAAACAACCCGCACCTGGATGCAGTCTCTGCCATCGCCGCAGAAGAGAATGCCGTTCTGGTTCCCATCTGCAACAAGCTGGAAGCGGAAATTGCCGAACTCGATGACGATGAAAAGCAGGAGTTCCTGGAAGAGCTGGGCATGGAAGAACCGGGCCTGAACCGCGTGATCCGCGCAGGCTACAACCTGCTGAACCTGCACACCTACTTCACTGCCGGCGTGAAAGAAGTACGCGCCTGGACCATCCCCCTGCAAGCGACTGCGCCGCAGGCTGCGGGCAAGATCCACACCGATTTCGAGAAAGGCTTTATCCGCGCTGAAGTGGTGGGCTATACCGACTTTGTGGATAACAAGGGTGAAGCCGGCGCCAAGGAAGCGGGTAAATGGCGCCTGGAAGGCAAGGATTACGTTGTCGCAGACGGCGATGTTATCCACTTCCGCTTTAACGTCTAA
- the pth gene encoding aminoacyl-tRNA hydrolase: MSKAPDTPIQLIVGLGNPGPEYDRTRHNAGADFVSELARIHGAQLAPDSKYHGLTGRVRIGGQDIRLLIPTTYMNRSGQAVGPLANFFKIPVEAILVAHDELDLPSGTARLKGGGGHGGHNGLRDIISALGNNRDFMRLRLGVGHPGNARDVVNYVLQRAPRVEQDQLAEAIDRAVDVLPTAASGDWSGAMKTLHTKAK; encoded by the coding sequence TTGAGCAAGGCTCCCGACACGCCCATTCAGTTGATCGTCGGCCTGGGTAACCCAGGCCCCGAGTACGACCGGACGCGTCACAACGCGGGAGCCGACTTTGTCTCCGAGCTGGCCCGTATCCACGGCGCCCAGCTCGCGCCAGACAGCAAATATCACGGCCTCACCGGCCGTGTGCGGATCGGCGGGCAGGATATCCGCCTGCTGATTCCCACCACCTATATGAATCGCAGTGGCCAGGCAGTAGGCCCACTGGCGAACTTCTTCAAGATTCCCGTCGAGGCCATTCTGGTCGCCCACGATGAGCTGGACCTGCCCAGCGGCACCGCACGCCTGAAAGGCGGTGGCGGTCACGGAGGTCACAACGGTCTGCGCGACATCATCTCGGCACTGGGAAACAATCGCGATTTTATGCGTCTTCGCCTCGGCGTTGGCCACCCGGGTAATGCCCGCGATGTCGTCAACTACGTTCTGCAGCGCGCCCCGCGGGTCGAGCAGGACCAGCTGGCGGAAGCTATCGACCGCGCCGTGGATGTACTCCCCACCGCCGCCTCGGGCGACTGGAGCGGGGCCATGAAAACACTGCACACCAAAGCAAAATAG
- a CDS encoding 50S ribosomal protein L25/general stress protein Ctc — protein sequence MSDFKLNASVRSDEGKGASRRLRRLEAKVPAIIYGGEAEPQSIALLQKDMFKALESEAVYSSVLTLNVDGKEETVILRDLQRHPAKAILLHADFQRVSANTKVHVKVPLHFLNEESCKGVKAGGIVSHTLTELDINAPASKLPEFIEVDLADLELDATVHISDIKLPEGVESVDLAHGEDHDLVVASVHKPRGAIEADAEEGEGEESGEA from the coding sequence ATGTCTGATTTCAAACTGAATGCCAGCGTCCGTAGCGACGAAGGGAAAGGTGCGAGCCGCCGCCTGCGTCGCCTGGAAGCGAAAGTTCCAGCCATCATCTACGGTGGCGAAGCCGAGCCGCAATCCATTGCCCTGCTGCAGAAAGATATGTTCAAGGCTCTGGAAAGCGAAGCCGTTTACTCCTCCGTTCTGACCCTGAACGTCGACGGCAAGGAAGAGACCGTGATCCTGCGCGACCTGCAGCGTCACCCGGCCAAGGCGATCCTGCTGCACGCTGACTTCCAGCGCGTATCTGCGAACACCAAAGTACACGTTAAAGTACCCCTGCACTTCCTGAACGAAGAGTCCTGCAAAGGCGTTAAAGCTGGCGGTATCGTGTCTCACACCCTGACCGAGCTGGACATCAACGCACCGGCTTCCAAGCTGCCTGAGTTCATCGAAGTAGACCTGGCTGACCTGGAACTGGACGCCACCGTTCACATCTCCGACATCAAACTGCCGGAAGGCGTTGAGTCTGTGGACCTGGCCCACGGTGAAGACCACGACCTGGTTGTTGCCTCCGTGCACAAGCCGCGTGGCGCCATCGAAGCTGACGCCGAAGAAGGTGAAGGCGAAGAGTCCGGCGAAGCATAA
- a CDS encoding ribose-phosphate pyrophosphokinase has product MVFTGNANPELAQKVVEHMAIPLGEAVVKRFSDGEIAVEITDNVRGRDVFVVQSTCQPTNRNIMELILLVDALRRASAGRITAVVPYFGYARQDRRVRSQRVPISAKVVADMMVSVGIDRVLTVDLHAEQIQGFFDVPVDNVYGSSVLLDDIERQKYEDLVVVSPDIGGVVRARAVAKSLDCDLAIIDKRRPAANVAEVMNIIGEINGRTCLLVDDMVDTAGTLCNAANALKEHGAKKVVAYCTHPVLSGKAIENLNNSVLDELVVTDSIPLGDKMAQSSKIRQLTLSAMLAESMRRISNEESLSAMFRS; this is encoded by the coding sequence ATGGTCTTCACCGGCAACGCAAACCCGGAACTGGCACAAAAGGTTGTTGAGCATATGGCGATACCGCTGGGAGAGGCGGTGGTCAAGCGCTTCTCCGATGGGGAGATCGCGGTTGAGATCACCGACAACGTGCGCGGCCGCGATGTATTTGTGGTGCAGTCCACCTGCCAGCCCACCAACCGCAACATCATGGAGCTGATCCTGCTGGTTGACGCCCTGCGTCGCGCATCAGCCGGCCGCATTACCGCGGTAGTCCCCTACTTCGGCTATGCGCGTCAGGATCGCCGGGTGCGTTCACAGCGGGTGCCGATTTCCGCCAAGGTCGTGGCAGACATGATGGTGAGCGTGGGCATCGACCGCGTACTGACCGTAGACCTGCACGCCGAGCAGATCCAGGGCTTCTTCGACGTGCCGGTAGACAACGTTTACGGTTCTTCCGTGCTGCTGGACGATATCGAACGTCAGAAATATGAAGACCTGGTTGTCGTGTCCCCGGATATCGGCGGCGTTGTGCGCGCCCGCGCCGTTGCCAAGAGCCTCGACTGCGACCTGGCCATCATCGACAAACGCCGCCCCGCAGCCAATGTTGCCGAAGTGATGAACATCATCGGTGAGATCAACGGCCGCACCTGCCTGCTGGTAGACGATATGGTGGATACCGCGGGCACCCTGTGCAACGCGGCCAACGCCCTGAAAGAACATGGCGCCAAGAAAGTCGTTGCCTACTGTACCCACCCGGTACTCTCCGGCAAGGCGATCGAGAACCTGAACAATTCGGTTCTGGATGAACTGGTAGTCACCGACTCCATCCCGCTGGGCGACAAGATGGCGCAGTCATCGAAAATCCGTCAGCTCACCCTGTCTGCGATGCTGGCCGAGTCCATGCGCCGCATCAGCAACGAAGAATCACTTTCGGCAATGTTCCGTTCATAA
- the ispE gene encoding 4-(cytidine 5'-diphospho)-2-C-methyl-D-erythritol kinase, whose product MNAFSLPAPAKLNLMLRILGRRADGYHELQTVFQLLDFGDTLTFEATTDGHIQLQCPGVDVPPQQNLIYRAAQLLRQHCGDREQGARIKVDKILPAGGGIGGGSSDAATALLGLNHLWQCGLDLDKLAELGAQLGADVPVFVRGHSAFAEGVGERLTPVSIAPQWYLVLTPACHVSTAALFSDPRLTRDSAAITLAALRDRRLNTHWLNQYAGNDFQPLVESLYPEVHAARSWLAHYGQAYLTGTGACVFAGFASEQAAQKVFAERPERWQGFVAKGVDDSPTHRQLAKLAATV is encoded by the coding sequence ATGAATGCATTTTCCCTCCCAGCCCCTGCCAAACTGAACCTCATGCTGCGGATTCTCGGTCGCCGAGCGGATGGCTACCATGAACTGCAGACGGTTTTTCAGCTACTGGATTTTGGCGACACCCTGACTTTTGAAGCCACCACCGACGGACATATCCAGCTGCAGTGCCCCGGTGTTGACGTGCCGCCACAACAGAACCTGATTTATCGCGCGGCCCAATTGCTCCGGCAACACTGTGGCGACAGAGAACAGGGCGCAAGGATTAAGGTGGACAAGATTCTTCCCGCCGGAGGCGGAATTGGTGGCGGCAGCAGCGATGCCGCCACCGCGCTACTGGGCCTGAATCATCTGTGGCAGTGCGGCCTGGATCTGGACAAGCTCGCGGAACTGGGCGCTCAACTCGGCGCCGATGTGCCGGTATTTGTACGCGGTCATTCCGCATTTGCCGAAGGAGTGGGCGAACGCCTGACCCCGGTATCCATTGCTCCCCAGTGGTACCTGGTGCTGACACCTGCCTGCCATGTCAGCACTGCAGCGCTTTTTTCCGATCCGCGTTTGACAAGAGATTCTGCCGCAATTACATTAGCGGCCCTTCGCGACAGGCGGCTGAACACACACTGGCTGAACCAATATGCCGGTAACGATTTCCAGCCGCTGGTTGAGAGCCTCTACCCCGAGGTGCATGCAGCCCGATCATGGCTTGCGCACTACGGACAGGCCTACCTGACAGGAACCGGCGCATGTGTTTTTGCCGGATTCGCGTCAGAACAAGCGGCGCAAAAAGTGTTCGCTGAACGGCCTGAAAGGTGGCAGGGTTTTGTTGCCAAAGGCGTCGATGATTCTCCGACCCACAGGCAGCTCGCGAAACTTGCAGCAACGGTCTAA
- the lolB gene encoding lipoprotein insertase outer membrane protein LolB: protein MSRLSLPIDKNLCGRLAARTRQLITAVLLVAVAACSSQKPQPSQPPAQTAQPQSAAALQRWEATGKLGVRSPKENGSANLTWQQASGNYRIHLSGPLGAGATVISGSPAGVSLQSGSEPAVFASSPAQLTEQIMGWPLPVSEMFYWVRGLPAPGAVAAQQKNSQGLLQSLQQAGWQLSFGGYQNVGPYQLPTRIKAATNQAAGPVSVTVVIKDWQPK, encoded by the coding sequence GTGTCCCGACTTTCACTCCCGATCGATAAAAACCTGTGCGGGCGCCTCGCTGCCCGCACCCGGCAGCTGATTACCGCGGTGCTACTTGTCGCAGTCGCCGCGTGCAGCTCGCAGAAACCACAACCGTCCCAGCCACCAGCGCAAACTGCACAACCGCAATCTGCCGCCGCACTGCAACGCTGGGAAGCCACCGGAAAACTGGGGGTACGATCCCCCAAGGAAAACGGCAGCGCCAACCTTACCTGGCAACAGGCCAGCGGTAACTACCGCATCCATCTCAGCGGCCCGTTGGGCGCTGGCGCTACAGTGATCAGTGGCTCTCCTGCCGGCGTCAGCTTACAGAGCGGCAGCGAACCCGCCGTGTTTGCCTCCAGTCCCGCACAGCTTACCGAGCAGATCATGGGCTGGCCCCTGCCTGTGTCGGAGATGTTTTACTGGGTGCGCGGACTGCCTGCACCGGGTGCGGTTGCCGCTCAGCAGAAAAACTCCCAGGGCCTGCTGCAAAGCCTGCAGCAAGCTGGCTGGCAATTGAGTTTTGGGGGGTACCAGAATGTCGGCCCCTACCAGCTCCCCACCCGCATCAAAGCGGCCACCAACCAGGCGGCCGGGCCAGTGAGTGTCACTGTGGTGATCAAGGACTGGCAGCCCAAATAA
- a CDS encoding tetratricopeptide repeat protein, giving the protein MQLFSSPILATFFAPPLLSRKAIASSVQVPDGRAPQGGTRRHPTRVLATAISVAILCACSQQAHQTNPANAPMAATATAAPEVSTAAQPIAGGAEGAEGAEKVAENDDATLAKRGIPANKKEKSDKTKPFPIETFYTLLVAEVAGNRQQYDLALANYYFQAERTKDAGIAARATRIARYLNARRAALRSAQLWVELEPESPEAQLAATAELTLAGELDAAMHHAELALSLGGDAPLQSVAATAVDNEELAKKILPEFRRLSQKYPTNNEAALALAMLLRANNNPQEALNLTLQVQERDPALLDAPLLQSHILIDMGRNKEARQLLENLVSLYPKESRLRLQYARLLIREDIELAQHQFVELVKQRPNDANLILSLALIQYETGQLENAKPLLEKLLQLEEHESAAHFYLAGIAEKEDRVKEAVTHYRMVRPGSDYVQAITRGTNLLAANGNTSEAQDWFEELRARHPGQEEQFYLLQTELLTKYGHLKEAQTLLSGALKANNDSKRLIYAYAMTSEQLGDMENFELSLRKLLSRDPDNANLLNTLGYKLLSYDDRLNEALVLISKALELSPDDPAIIDSMGWAHHRLGNHAEAVKYLQKAHELLKDHEIAAHLGEALWALGQRQQAMQVWEQGLQNNPESKLIPEAMQRLQDQQRLEQHVTES; this is encoded by the coding sequence ATGCAGCTTTTTTCATCCCCGATCCTTGCCACCTTTTTCGCCCCGCCCCTGTTGAGCCGGAAGGCCATCGCCTCCTCCGTACAGGTGCCCGATGGTCGCGCGCCGCAGGGTGGCACCCGACGACATCCGACACGTGTACTCGCAACCGCGATATCGGTGGCGATCCTGTGCGCCTGCAGCCAACAAGCCCATCAGACCAACCCCGCCAATGCACCGATGGCAGCTACTGCCACTGCGGCTCCTGAGGTATCCACGGCCGCGCAACCCATTGCCGGCGGCGCAGAGGGCGCAGAGGGCGCAGAAAAAGTGGCCGAGAACGACGACGCGACGCTGGCGAAACGAGGGATACCGGCGAACAAAAAGGAAAAAAGCGACAAAACCAAACCCTTTCCCATTGAAACCTTTTACACACTGCTCGTGGCGGAAGTTGCGGGCAATCGCCAGCAGTACGACCTGGCACTGGCGAACTATTACTTTCAGGCCGAGCGCACCAAAGATGCCGGAATCGCTGCCCGCGCTACCCGGATCGCACGGTATCTGAACGCGCGCCGTGCGGCACTGCGCTCTGCCCAGCTGTGGGTTGAACTGGAGCCGGAAAGCCCCGAGGCGCAGCTGGCTGCGACCGCCGAGCTGACGCTCGCCGGAGAACTGGACGCCGCCATGCATCACGCAGAACTGGCACTCAGCCTGGGCGGCGATGCGCCACTGCAATCCGTGGCCGCCACCGCAGTAGACAATGAAGAGCTGGCGAAGAAGATACTTCCGGAATTCCGTAGACTGTCGCAGAAATACCCAACTAACAACGAGGCCGCCCTGGCGCTCGCCATGCTGCTGCGAGCCAACAACAATCCCCAGGAAGCCCTGAACCTGACCCTCCAGGTGCAGGAGCGAGACCCGGCGCTACTCGATGCACCGCTGCTGCAATCCCACATCCTGATTGATATGGGACGCAATAAAGAGGCGCGCCAGCTGCTGGAAAACCTGGTATCCCTCTACCCCAAAGAGAGCCGCCTGCGCCTGCAGTACGCGCGGCTGCTGATCCGTGAAGATATTGAACTGGCGCAACATCAGTTTGTGGAGCTGGTAAAACAGCGCCCCAACGATGCCAACCTGATCCTTTCCCTGGCACTGATCCAGTACGAAACCGGGCAGCTCGAAAACGCCAAGCCACTACTGGAAAAACTGCTGCAACTCGAGGAACACGAATCCGCGGCACACTTCTATCTCGCCGGGATTGCCGAGAAAGAAGACAGGGTAAAGGAAGCCGTTACCCACTATCGCATGGTGCGCCCGGGCAGTGACTACGTTCAGGCGATTACCCGCGGCACTAACCTGCTCGCTGCCAACGGCAACACCAGCGAAGCGCAGGATTGGTTTGAAGAATTGCGCGCGCGGCACCCGGGACAGGAAGAACAGTTCTATTTACTGCAAACGGAACTCCTCACCAAGTACGGGCATCTCAAAGAAGCGCAGACGCTTCTTTCCGGCGCACTAAAGGCCAACAATGACAGCAAACGCCTGATTTATGCCTATGCCATGACCAGTGAACAGCTGGGTGATATGGAAAACTTTGAACTGAGTTTGCGCAAATTGTTGTCCCGCGATCCGGATAATGCGAACCTGCTGAACACATTGGGTTACAAACTGCTTTCCTATGACGACCGCCTCAACGAGGCACTGGTGCTGATCAGCAAGGCTCTGGAGCTGAGCCCGGATGACCCCGCCATTATCGACAGCATGGGATGGGCACATCACCGCTTGGGTAATCACGCCGAGGCAGTGAAATACCTGCAAAAGGCCCACGAGCTGCTCAAGGATCACGAAATTGCCGCGCATCTGGGTGAGGCGCTGTGGGCACTGGGACAGCGCCAACAGGCCATGCAGGTTTGGGAGCAGGGATTGCAGAACAACCCGGAAAGTAAACTTATCCCCGAGGCCATGCAGCGGCTACAGGATCAACAAAGACTGGAACAGCATGTTACGGAAAGCTGA
- the hemA gene encoding glutamyl-tRNA reductase, translated as MPILALGINHDSAPVAVRERVAFAPEVMPSALAEARAALDCRELAILSTCNRTEIYGEVAPEAVLAWISKYHSVPLEQLTGCHYQFTDETAVRHMMRVACGLDSLVLGEPQILGQMKSAYAVARESGSVGSTLHNVFQQVFSVAKRVRTETAIGENPVSVAFAAVSLGSRIFTDLAEQTALLIGAGETIELVARHLLDKGVKKLIVANRTLHRAQLLAQDFGAEAILLADIPEHLPRADIVISSTASQLPILGKGAVETALKQRRHRPMFMVDIAVPRDIEPQVGNLDDVYLYTVDDLRGVIDEGKRLREKAAEAADLIVDSAAQDFMREHRSLRAVDSIRSYRQQAQGISKDELEKTLVQLRTGADPEQLLEQLARSLTNKLIHAPTVALRKATADGDMERLRIAREIIGLAPEDCDQESDVSATAPEKKKLK; from the coding sequence ATGCCGATCCTTGCCCTGGGAATCAACCACGATAGTGCGCCCGTTGCTGTACGCGAGCGAGTGGCATTCGCCCCCGAGGTAATGCCCAGTGCGCTGGCAGAGGCCCGCGCGGCCCTGGATTGTCGGGAGCTGGCGATTCTTTCCACCTGCAATCGCACCGAAATCTACGGCGAGGTAGCGCCGGAGGCGGTCCTGGCGTGGATCTCCAAGTACCACAGTGTTCCCCTGGAACAGCTGACTGGCTGTCACTACCAGTTCACCGATGAAACTGCGGTGCGCCATATGATGCGCGTGGCCTGCGGGCTGGATTCGCTGGTGCTTGGGGAGCCGCAGATCCTTGGCCAGATGAAATCCGCTTATGCGGTGGCGCGGGAGTCCGGCAGCGTGGGTTCTACGCTGCACAATGTGTTCCAGCAGGTGTTTTCGGTTGCCAAGCGCGTGCGCACCGAAACCGCCATTGGCGAAAATCCGGTCTCTGTGGCCTTTGCCGCAGTGTCTCTGGGATCGCGTATCTTCACCGATCTCGCTGAGCAGACCGCGTTGTTGATCGGCGCGGGGGAAACCATCGAGCTGGTGGCCCGGCATTTGCTGGACAAAGGGGTGAAGAAGCTGATCGTTGCCAACCGCACGCTGCACCGGGCGCAATTGCTGGCACAGGATTTCGGCGCCGAGGCGATCCTGCTGGCAGATATCCCCGAGCACTTGCCGCGCGCCGACATCGTGATCAGTTCCACCGCCAGCCAGCTGCCGATTCTGGGCAAGGGCGCGGTTGAGACCGCGCTCAAGCAGCGCCGTCATCGCCCGATGTTTATGGTGGATATCGCGGTGCCGCGGGATATTGAGCCGCAAGTAGGCAATCTGGATGACGTCTATCTGTATACCGTGGACGACCTGCGCGGGGTGATTGATGAGGGCAAACGGTTGCGCGAGAAGGCGGCTGAGGCCGCCGACCTGATTGTCGATTCCGCGGCCCAGGACTTTATGCGCGAGCACCGCAGCCTGCGCGCGGTGGACTCCATCCGCAGTTACCGCCAGCAGGCCCAGGGAATCAGCAAGGATGAACTGGAAAAGACACTGGTCCAGTTGCGTACCGGCGCAGACCCGGAGCAGTTGCTGGAGCAGCTGGCCCGCTCGCTCACCAATAAACTGATCCATGCGCCCACGGTTGCACTGCGCAAGGCGACCGCCGACGGTGATATGGAACGGCTGCGCATTGCGCGGGAAATAATAGGCCTGGCACCGGAAGACTGCGACCAGGAATCAGATGTATCGGCCACTGCGCCTGAGAAAAAGAAACTCAAGTAA
- the prfA gene encoding peptide chain release factor 1, producing the protein MKASVQQKLDNLVERHEEVSALLGDAEIISDQDKFRDLSREFSELEDVVKCYSRYKTLQDDMATAREMLDESDDEMREMAQEELREAEAELEPLEKELQTLLLPRDPNDRKNVYLEIRAGTGGDEAAIFSGDLFRMYSRYAEKQGWRIEVISENPGEHGGYKEIITRVAGEDVYARLKFESGAHRVQRVPETESQGRIHTSACTVAVMPEPDERDAIEINKADLRVDTYRASGAGGQHVNKTDSAVRLTHIPTGIVVECQDERSQHKNRAKAMALLQAKLNSAQESAAAQEISDARRNLVGSGDRSERIRTYNFPQGRVTDHRIGLTLYKLDEVMQGAVDEVIGPLRTEYQADQLAALGQH; encoded by the coding sequence ATGAAAGCTTCTGTACAACAGAAACTCGACAACCTGGTGGAGCGCCACGAGGAAGTGTCCGCGCTGCTGGGTGACGCAGAAATCATCAGCGACCAGGACAAGTTCCGCGACCTCTCGCGAGAGTTTTCCGAACTGGAAGACGTGGTCAAATGCTACAGCCGCTACAAGACCCTGCAGGACGATATGGCCACCGCGCGCGAAATGCTCGATGAGAGCGACGATGAAATGCGGGAAATGGCCCAGGAAGAGCTGCGCGAAGCGGAAGCCGAGCTCGAGCCGCTGGAAAAAGAACTGCAGACCCTGCTGTTGCCGCGCGACCCCAACGACCGCAAAAACGTTTACCTCGAGATCCGTGCCGGAACCGGCGGGGACGAGGCTGCGATCTTCTCCGGTGACCTGTTCCGCATGTACTCCCGCTACGCTGAAAAGCAGGGCTGGCGCATCGAAGTGATCAGCGAAAATCCGGGTGAGCACGGTGGCTACAAAGAGATCATCACCCGTGTTGCCGGTGAAGATGTCTATGCGCGGCTGAAGTTCGAGTCGGGCGCACACCGGGTGCAGCGGGTGCCGGAGACCGAGTCCCAGGGGCGTATCCATACCTCCGCCTGTACCGTGGCGGTGATGCCGGAGCCGGACGAGCGCGATGCCATCGAGATCAACAAGGCGGACCTGCGCGTCGATACCTACCGCGCTTCCGGCGCCGGTGGTCAGCACGTCAACAAAACCGATTCCGCGGTGCGCCTCACCCATATTCCCACGGGAATTGTGGTGGAGTGTCAGGACGAACGTTCCCAGCACAAGAACCGCGCCAAGGCGATGGCGTTGTTGCAGGCCAAACTGAACAGCGCGCAGGAATCTGCTGCCGCCCAGGAAATTTCCGACGCGCGCAGAAACCTTGTCGGCAGTGGCGATCGCTCCGAGCGGATCCGCACCTATAACTTTCCACAGGGGCGGGTTACCGATCACCGTATCGGACTGACCCTGTACAAGCTGGACGAGGTCATGCAGGGCGCAGTGGACGAGGTTATCGGCCCGTTGCGCACCGAATACCAAGCGGATCAACTCGCCGCCCTGGGACAGCACTGA